In Gimesia benthica, a single window of DNA contains:
- a CDS encoding F0F1 ATP synthase subunit C, translating into MDADTVIAAVSIFTAGITIAIGSVGPALGEGRALAQALSAIAQQPDEASTITRTLFVGLAMVESTAIYCFVISMILIFANPFWNHFLQATGS; encoded by the coding sequence ATGGATGCAGATACCGTCATTGCAGCAGTTTCCATCTTTACCGCAGGCATCACAATTGCCATCGGTTCGGTTGGCCCCGCGCTCGGGGAAGGTCGCGCCCTGGCACAGGCCCTGAGTGCGATTGCCCAGCAGCCCGATGAAGCCAGTACGATTACCCGTACGCTGTTCGTCGGCCTGGCCATGGTGGAATCCACGGCAATTTACTGCTTCGTGATTTCCATGATTCTGATTTTCGCAAATCCTTTCTGGAATCACTTCCTGCAGGCCACCGGCAGTTAA
- a CDS encoding F0F1 ATP synthase subunit A gives MNISPDVPLWQWEWIILNRTILFTWLVMAILVIGSWFITRRLTSGPRISRGQNLLEVLVMGLRNQIREVSQQEPGPYMPFVGTLFLFIVVSNILSIVPGYYAPTSSISTTAALATCVFVAVPIYGIAHQGLPGYLKQYIQPSVFMLPFNIIGEFSRTLALAVRLYGNIMSGSVIGAILLGFVPLFVPILMQAFGLLTGMIQAYIFAVLAMVYIASATQNDQGPAQRQDTDNTDSQTTSTHTPTS, from the coding sequence ATGAATATTTCACCCGATGTCCCACTCTGGCAGTGGGAATGGATCATCCTCAATCGCACCATTCTGTTTACCTGGCTCGTGATGGCGATCCTCGTGATCGGTTCCTGGTTCATCACCCGCAGACTGACCAGCGGTCCCAGGATTTCACGTGGACAGAATCTGCTGGAGGTCCTCGTGATGGGACTGCGGAACCAGATCAGAGAAGTCAGCCAACAGGAACCCGGACCATACATGCCATTTGTGGGGACCCTGTTCCTGTTTATCGTCGTCTCAAACATCCTCTCGATTGTTCCCGGCTATTATGCACCAACCAGTTCGATTTCCACTACCGCAGCTCTAGCGACCTGCGTATTCGTGGCTGTTCCTATATATGGTATCGCGCACCAGGGGCTGCCTGGTTATCTGAAACAATATATACAGCCTTCGGTATTCATGCTCCCCTTTAATATCATTGGCGAATTTTCGCGGACCCTGGCCCTCGCAGTTCGCCTGTACGGCAACATCATGAGCGGCTCGGTCATCGGGGCCATTCTACTCGGTTTCGTCCCCCTGTTCGTGCCGATCCTGATGCAGGCCTTTGGTCTCTTAACCGGGATGATCCAGGCTTATATTTTTGCGGTACTGGCAATGGTCTACATCGCCTCCGCTACGCAGAACGATCAGGGGCCCGCGCAGCGACAGGATACAGACAATACAGATTCGCAGACCACTTCGACTCACACTCCCACATCATAA
- a CDS encoding ATP synthase subunit I: MNLPLSMQLLVSLLAGLLLGAIFFGGLWLTVKQLPKVSAPWLLFLGSALGRTLIILAGFWCVGIWLSESFRWQRTAVCLAGFIIARMMITRYTRSTNVPATGKSA; encoded by the coding sequence ATGAATCTTCCCTTGAGTATGCAACTCCTCGTCAGCCTGCTCGCCGGGCTCCTGTTGGGTGCCATTTTTTTTGGCGGACTCTGGCTGACCGTGAAACAACTTCCCAAAGTCTCAGCCCCCTGGCTGCTGTTTCTGGGTAGTGCCCTGGGTAGAACCCTGATCATTCTCGCGGGTTTCTGGTGCGTGGGGATCTGGTTATCAGAATCATTTCGCTGGCAACGCACCGCGGTTTGTCTGGCAGGATTCATCATCGCGCGGATGATGATTACCCGCTATACACGTTCGACAAATGTGCCTGCCACTGGAAAGTCTGCCTGA
- a CDS encoding AtpZ/AtpI family protein, whose translation MSELPPEQENGSEIPGNQGHPLHLHNRSQIEKRIASQEARKLKAREEKHHTIWFGLGMFGLIGWSVAIPAVIGALAGMWIDSRWPSRYSWSLMLLIGGITLGCFNAWKWLHKEGNVDR comes from the coding sequence ATGTCTGAGCTGCCCCCGGAACAGGAAAACGGCTCTGAGATCCCCGGGAATCAGGGTCACCCGCTGCACCTGCATAATCGCAGTCAGATTGAAAAACGGATTGCTTCACAAGAGGCGCGAAAACTGAAAGCCCGTGAAGAAAAACATCATACCATCTGGTTCGGTCTGGGCATGTTTGGTCTGATCGGCTGGTCAGTTGCGATTCCGGCTGTGATCGGTGCACTGGCGGGAATGTGGATCGACTCCCGCTGGCCATCTCGATATTCCTGGAGCCTGATGCTGTTGATTGGTGGAATTACCCTGGGCTGTTTCAATGCCTGGAAGTGGTTACATAAAGAAGGAAACGTGGACCGATGA